AAATAACCACAGCacctttatataataatgAATGCCAACCTCTCGAGACACACTCCCCCCCTGCTTCTTCGAGTCAAGTGCTTCTCACCACCCTGCAGCAGCCCACTGTTAGCAGTGCCAATTCGTCAGTTGGTGTCTTCCACCATAGTTAACTGCGTATCCCCTAATTTCTGCATTTTttccagcagtttctggCAATTTCTGAAatttgaacgaaaaaaaaccGCAGAGTTCTACGACCTTCTACGACCTTCCACGGCCGTCTAGATCTGTAGTAGTAAGTAGTTGTAGTAGTAGGCTGCTTTATGGGTTCTATCGCCGCAGCAGCTTGTATGTCAGACTCTCTACAACGACAGCGCCGTCACTGTCACTGTCGATGGGTGGGAGGTACTCGCCATCGTTGCCCGTCTCTGAATCGTAGTACTCTAACTGGGTGTTGGTATCGACATCCGCAGTGTCTGAGTCAACGCTTCCATCAGAACCGTCCAGTAGGCGAggtattttcttgttgacGGCCTCGCGGGTCAGGGGTAAATGTGGACCCTGTCGAGTGGAGTTACCCAGTAGAATGTCACTCCACATTTCTTTGTTCAACAGAACGTCAAAGTATTCCTCGGGGAAAGTGTCCATTTGACATGCGAGAATCTCGTCAACCTGTTGTATTATTATCCCGTCGTTTTCCCGTGGTAGTTTGGTAGATGAACAGACAAGCTCCACCAAACTGTGCCATTGTAAGCTGGATCCGTAGTTACCAAACAGGATACCGTTCAAGAATGAAAACTGTAACTCGCTGAAATATAACTGCATCTTGTTACGGTAATATCGAGGTAGTATAACATCGTTGAGGTAAAAAGTTCTATCCCGGAAGTCAGTCATCTCATGTCCAGGTCGAATAGCATCTCTGGATTTAAATCTGATAGGTGTGTACTGGAAGGTCGTTGCTAAATTGCCTCCCTCACGGTCTTGTGAATGATCGAGTGTCTTACTGACAATATCGTGTTCCTCGAGTGTTGTGAATGAGGAGTCCACAGGGATTATATTGTGGTATTTGCTGGGGGGGGCAAATTGACTTATTTGATCCCACAAGATGAACTTGCTTAAGGAATACCACTTGGCTTCCTCATCGATTTTCGGGTATTCGATAACGCCACCAGCAACTTTACCGAATTGGGCCACGTTGCTCTCGAACTTCGCAGTGTCAAGCTCCTCACTCATCACAAGCgtatcgtcatcatcatacGTGAAACAGTAATCCCCGTCGCGGAACCAGTAGCCGTACCTCAAGGAACTACCTTCACCGTCGTTTTGGAAGTGGATAACGTGGGTTCCAGCAGGTATGTTAACGATCCCACAGAATGGATGGCCCTTCTTCACACTGAATGAGAACTGATCTATTCCAATAACCGTATCGTGACTAATTTGGGGGATCACTATTCTACTCATTGATATATTATAACTCAATTAGACATCGTATACaccagttcttcaacccTAAATAGATTTCTTTACtgaatcttttttttcaaactcatcgcaaagaatgaaattttttgggactgaaaaatttttgatataAAAAGCGGAAGGTGGATGTGTCTTAGACCTTTCCCCCCATCAACACTTCAGCATAATCACAGGCAGATGTTGCATGGAATGATGTTAAGCAAGCAAGCGTATAATGCGTATATGTGGGATCACGTATGCGGAGTTATACTAAATGTAGAGTCATTCTATTGCACAATCTGCAGTTCATATACGTTGACTCTTGCCTTTGCCCTTGCCCTTTTTAAATGATGAGAAAAATATTTACACAGACCTGTACTGACCCATTTCATGGGGATGCAGAGAACAAATTATTGCCTTTTTATCTgtaccttttttttaataaaTAAAACCTCTCTTGTCTTATTCTACACTTTCTTCTGAAT
This sequence is a window from Huiozyma naganishii CBS 8797 chromosome 3, complete genome. Protein-coding genes within it:
- the AAR2 gene encoding U5 snRNP complex subunit AAR2 (similar to Saccharomyces cerevisiae AAR2 (YBL074C); ancestral locus Anc_7.396), which gives rise to MSRIVIPQISHDTVIGIDQFSFSVKKGHPFCGIVNIPAGTHVIHFQNDGEGSSLRYGYWFRDGDYCFTYDDDDTLVMSEELDTAKFESNVAQFGKVAGGVIEYPKIDEEAKWYSLSKFILWDQISQFAPPSKYHNIIPVDSSFTTLEEHDIVSKTLDHSQDREGGNLATTFQYTPIRFKSRDAIRPGHEMTDFRDRTFYLNDVILPRYYRNKMQLYFSELQFSFLNGILFGNYGSSLQWHSLVELVCSSTKLPRENDGIIIQQVDEILACQMDTFPEEYFDVLLNKEMWSDILLGNSTRQGPHLPLTREAVNKKIPRLLDGSDGSVDSDTADVDTNTQLEYYDSETGNDGEYLPPIDSDSDGAVVVESLTYKLLRR